A stretch of Methanosphaerula palustris E1-9c DNA encodes these proteins:
- a CDS encoding methyl-accepting chemotaxis protein yields MAKIEQFSGVGLEESSFQHQQELQKVFDAIEVPIIRTDCDQHVLGLNRAASVFIGFKPEDCIGQTCDTLFNLNGSTRGRGTIQRAMTMAESQVADTVISPGGREIPIRFQATPLFDARGEVSGTINYLIRDLSEEKELLSQIWDLAGRLAAGDLDARMAPGKPDTIQADAIDAINGIVNLLAGQVQNITAQADLSRFFADEVAKVNTSICHLADGSLDLDLSIGPTDSTTARAGEQFIGINREIARVAASLTHLVSEIDELETAIVHGRFGVRAGDQDHLGVYRSAIGGVNTTLDALVRYFDQMPTSIFTIDNECRIQYINRHAAAIGGVSPQQAIGMPCAEVVHADACGTSGCVAQQCLLQHHNVKAETVARPRGLTFEIDVTGIPILDRHGQVVGSMEFIRDMTAEKTATRTAEKQALYQDREVKKVVEVLGKIAGGDLVIPSAIAPADEDTQVIAQDFDEINHAISQTVGNLNALVADATMLSVAAVEGRLATRADATRHQGDFRHIIEGVNGTLDELIRGLHIASDSVSLIGRGVIPERITAGMSGEFDDLKNNLNACIDGLSGLVEVNAVLKRMAVNDHSTEVKGNYPGLFGEVKVHVNTVRDRFNHIAGSIEKIGNGDLSEYQEYRTIGKRSEQDRLVPGLTRTLDHLQGLTDDAGMLARASVEGRLETRADASKHEGNYRKIVDGVNQTLDAVIAPLNEARRVSRDYAEGSFSTRMDRSIPMAGDFLEFREALDNIGVRVSAAIGAISQVSSAYAGCDFTSRVDPAVHLAGDFVTMGKALNSIGVEVSEAFRVTRDQIHDLNEDLTGVGAQVEEISRGAQQVAVSTIDVSANTEKAMLGTQQVLHAMEDISAAVEEVTASMESVAVLAKQTEFLSKDGVVLAGKAEASMDAIGNAGNEAGRIVNEIGMQMNDIGKIVKIIRELASQTNLLALNAAIEAARAGEHGRGFAVVAAEVKSLAQESRGSAEHIEELITGLRSRSEEALIAMNETSTLIEQGDLVLDETLQSFNKIVESVQKISQNTEEVASATEEQAAAVQEITASIHEVTSQIEETSRDSTDVASATEESTASIEEISRMIGEAKNSSERIRGEIAIFRV; encoded by the coding sequence ATGGCCAAAATAGAACAATTTAGCGGGGTGGGACTCGAAGAATCTTCCTTTCAGCATCAGCAGGAACTGCAAAAGGTCTTCGACGCAATCGAAGTGCCGATCATCCGGACCGACTGCGACCAACATGTACTGGGATTGAACCGTGCGGCCTCGGTGTTCATCGGTTTTAAGCCCGAGGATTGTATAGGCCAGACCTGCGACACGCTCTTCAACCTGAACGGGTCGACCCGTGGAAGGGGGACGATTCAGCGTGCGATGACGATGGCAGAGTCCCAGGTCGCCGATACGGTGATCTCTCCGGGGGGGAGGGAGATCCCGATCCGATTCCAGGCCACGCCACTCTTCGATGCCAGGGGGGAGGTGAGCGGAACTATCAACTATCTTATCCGCGATCTCTCCGAGGAGAAGGAACTCCTCTCACAGATCTGGGACCTTGCTGGGCGTCTCGCTGCCGGGGACCTCGATGCACGCATGGCCCCGGGAAAGCCCGACACCATCCAAGCCGATGCCATCGACGCGATCAATGGGATCGTGAACCTGCTGGCCGGGCAGGTGCAAAATATAACCGCGCAGGCAGATCTCTCCAGATTTTTTGCAGATGAGGTTGCGAAGGTCAATACTAGCATCTGTCACCTGGCAGATGGGTCGTTGGATCTGGATTTATCGATCGGGCCGACCGATTCGACCACGGCCCGGGCAGGGGAGCAGTTCATTGGGATCAATCGGGAGATCGCCCGGGTAGCTGCCTCGCTCACCCATCTGGTGAGCGAAATTGATGAACTGGAGACGGCCATTGTTCACGGCCGTTTTGGCGTCCGGGCCGGGGATCAGGACCATCTGGGAGTCTACCGCTCGGCGATCGGGGGCGTGAACACCACCCTCGATGCGCTGGTCAGGTATTTCGATCAGATGCCGACCTCGATCTTTACCATCGATAATGAGTGTAGGATCCAGTACATCAACAGGCATGCAGCTGCAATTGGAGGGGTCTCCCCACAGCAAGCTATCGGGATGCCATGTGCTGAGGTCGTCCATGCTGATGCATGTGGAACCAGTGGATGTGTCGCCCAGCAGTGCTTATTGCAGCATCATAATGTGAAGGCTGAGACGGTGGCACGACCGCGGGGACTGACCTTTGAGATCGATGTCACCGGGATCCCGATCCTAGACCGGCACGGTCAGGTCGTCGGATCGATGGAGTTCATCAGGGACATGACCGCCGAGAAGACTGCAACTAGGACTGCAGAGAAGCAGGCCCTTTATCAGGATAGGGAGGTGAAGAAGGTTGTGGAGGTGCTCGGAAAGATTGCTGGCGGTGATCTGGTAATCCCGTCTGCGATCGCCCCTGCAGATGAGGACACACAGGTCATTGCCCAGGACTTTGATGAGATCAACCATGCCATCTCCCAGACCGTCGGCAACCTCAATGCACTCGTCGCCGATGCGACGATGCTCTCGGTGGCCGCTGTTGAAGGCAGGCTCGCCACCCGGGCGGATGCAACCCGGCACCAGGGAGACTTCAGACATATCATCGAAGGGGTCAACGGAACGCTCGATGAACTGATCCGTGGGTTGCATATTGCATCCGATTCGGTCAGTCTGATCGGGAGGGGCGTGATCCCTGAACGGATCACCGCCGGGATGTCGGGCGAGTTCGATGACCTCAAAAACAACCTGAATGCCTGCATCGACGGTCTCAGTGGGCTGGTTGAGGTGAACGCTGTCCTCAAACGGATGGCGGTGAACGACCACAGTACAGAGGTGAAAGGGAACTACCCGGGTCTCTTTGGGGAGGTCAAGGTTCATGTCAACACGGTTCGGGACCGGTTCAACCATATCGCCGGCTCGATCGAGAAGATCGGCAATGGCGACCTTAGTGAGTATCAGGAGTACCGCACTATTGGAAAGCGTTCAGAGCAGGATAGGTTGGTTCCGGGGCTCACACGGACCCTCGATCATCTGCAGGGGCTGACCGATGATGCAGGGATGCTCGCCAGAGCGTCCGTCGAAGGCAGGCTAGAAACCCGGGCGGATGCTTCAAAGCACGAGGGAAATTACCGGAAGATCGTCGACGGCGTCAACCAGACTCTCGATGCTGTGATAGCCCCGCTGAACGAGGCGAGGCGGGTCTCGCGGGACTATGCCGAGGGATCGTTCTCCACCCGGATGGATCGGTCCATTCCGATGGCCGGCGATTTCCTCGAGTTCCGGGAGGCGCTCGACAACATAGGGGTTCGGGTAAGTGCTGCCATTGGTGCCATCTCCCAGGTCTCTTCTGCCTACGCAGGCTGCGATTTCACGAGCAGGGTCGATCCGGCCGTCCACCTGGCCGGCGACTTCGTGACGATGGGCAAGGCACTGAACAGCATTGGTGTCGAGGTGTCTGAGGCATTCAGGGTCACCAGGGACCAGATCCATGATCTGAACGAGGACCTGACGGGGGTCGGGGCACAGGTCGAGGAGATCAGCAGGGGTGCCCAGCAGGTCGCCGTCTCGACGATCGATGTCAGTGCGAACACCGAAAAGGCGATGCTCGGGACACAGCAGGTGCTGCATGCGATGGAGGATATATCCGCGGCCGTCGAGGAGGTGACCGCTTCGATGGAATCGGTTGCCGTCCTCGCCAAGCAGACTGAATTCCTCTCTAAGGACGGTGTTGTCCTGGCCGGGAAAGCGGAGGCGAGTATGGATGCGATCGGGAATGCCGGGAATGAGGCCGGTCGGATCGTCAACGAGATCGGAATGCAGATGAACGACATCGGCAAGATCGTCAAGATCATCAGGGAACTGGCCAGTCAGACCAACCTGCTCGCCCTGAACGCAGCCATCGAGGCCGCCCGGGCAGGAGAACACGGTCGCGGGTTTGCGGTGGTCGCCGCAGAGGTTAAATCTCTGGCCCAGGAGTCGAGGGGCTCTGCAGAGCACATCGAGGAACTGATCACTGGTCTCCGATCCCGATCAGAGGAGGCGTTGATCGCAATGAACGAGACGAGTACCCTGATCGAGCAGGGAGACCTGGTTCTCGACGAGACACTTCAATCATTCAACAAGATCGTAGAGTCGGTCCAGAAGATCTCACAGAACACCGAGGAGGTGGCCAGCGCCACTGAGGAACAGGCTGCGGCGGTCCAGGAGATCACGGCCAGCATCCATGAGGTGACCTCACAGATCGAGGAGACGAGCAGGGACTCGACCGATGTAGCCAGCGCCACCGAGGAGTCGACAGCGTCGATCGAGGAGATCAGCCGGATGATCGGCGAGGCGAAGAACTCTTCAGAACGGATCCGTGGTGAGATTGCCATCTTTCGGGTGTGA